The following is a genomic window from Parabacteroides johnsonii DSM 18315.
AGCTCTAAGCGAACGCATCTGACTTTGGATATACTTACGCTTTGAATCGTCATAAGGATCTGTACCTGTACTCATTCTAATTAACTGAGTTTCCCAATTACGATATGTGTGATCATTTGTAATTTTATCCCTTTGAGAAGGACCGCTTTTCTGAAATTTTCCAGTTTTTGTTGATCGGGAAGCCGGAGCTGAGAAAGTAGCGGAACTTCCCCCTTCTTCCAAATGTTGAATTAAAGCAATTTGACGTTCTATACGTTGATTAATATTTCGGAGTTCAACGCGGTTGTCTGTTGTTTCACGGAGATGTCGATCTGCTGCACCTCTTCCATAATTACCCTGACCAGGTCGTACTTGCCCATGATTCATTCTCAAAGAAGTTCCTGCTCTTCGTATTTGTTTCGAGCCTTCAGAAGAAATAGTCCTTTGTGTATTCTTGCTTCTTGCAATTATAGCTTCACGTTGAACATAAAGCTGTTGAAGTTTTTGTTTTTCTTTTTCGATTTGAGAAGCAGAGGTTGCTTTAACTTGCATATTTTCAAAATCGTATATATCTTCGTTTACAGAAGCTGACTCACTACTTTTCAACGCAGTCGTAGCTAATTCTTCAGCTGTAAGCGACCTGCCTTCGTTAAGAGCAGTTACGGCTGTTTCATCCCCTTCGATTGCCGCATAAGTTGTCGCAGCAACTCCAACAAAGGTACCAGCCGTTTCGAGCCCGCTAATGACTTTATCCCAGCGTCGTGATTTTTGATCTTTTCTAGCTTGTTTATAATTGGCCGTGATCTGTTCGTTCTCAGGAGCAAGTTCGTGAGCTAATTTCAACTTACTCATCCCTTCACTATAAGCTTCAGACTTCAATTCCAAAAGTCCGAAATTATTATATGCCATTGCAAATGTCGGTTCAATTTTTATGATACGAGCATACAACTGACGTGCCCGTTGTGTGTCTCCATTCTTTTCAGCCGTTTCTCCTAAAACATACAACCTTTGTATAAACTCAGGATCAATTGTCCCGTCTTCTGTCACTGTTCCGGTTTCGTTATCTACCCAAATAGGAGCAGTCCCATCGGCAAATCCACCAATCAAATCGAATCCGGTAAAAGCACGAATCAGCCCGTCTATTCCATAAAATCCGTAATGTTCTTTTTCTTGTACCACGAATGCATGGCCGTTTCTGTCGTATGTAATATCTTCATATTCGCATGGAACAATAATTCTTCCGAAGCTATCTCCCACACCACAAAGACTATCTTTGGCAAACAATAAGAAAAAGCCATCATTTATCTGTTCAATGCCAATGTATTCTGGTTTGAATAACCAAATGCTGTCTTTTTCTGAAATCCGAGCGCCATAGAAAGATCCCTTTTGTTCAAAAAACGGTTGATCATCCGGAGCAATAAGTCCTTTACTGAATTCTACCTCCTTACTATCAACTTTTGCGCCTATCGAATCGAGCCGTTGTGTCAGAACCGAATAAACACCACTGTCTAATTTTGCTTTCACATCTTTTACTGCCTGTCGATAGTCTTTATTGGATACAGGGACAGTTGTCATTGCTTCTTCTAATTGATAGGTACAGGGAACTACCAATTCACCATTTAGATCAATTGTACCATACTTACCTTCCATCTTTACAGAAGCTAAACCATTATCTTTAAAAGAATCAGCCCATTCGTAACGATTGGGAATCACAAGATTACCCAGTTTGTCAATAAAACCATATTTTCCTTCTATCATCACCGGCGCCAAACCATAATTGAATTTAGTCAATTTTTTTGCCTTATATATAGGAGGTATAACGAACTGATTAGAAGAGTTTATAAATCCCATTCGCCCCTCCATAATGACAGCTGTCAATCCTTCATCAAAATTTTTAGCCGCCTGATCATACTGAGGCGGTATCGCCCAATTATACGCCAAGCGATCTTTTTTGCCCCAGATGAGCGAAGTTCCCAATCCAACCGCACTAAATGCCGAGGTTGCAGTCAAACGGGTTGGTAAAAACATGCGTGAAGTCTTTGATTTGTTATAGGTATATCCCCACTTTTTGGTAGCAGGATTGAGTAAGCAATAATTGATTTGAATTTTCTTCAGCAATAACATGTTTTGGAATCACAAACAATAATATTAATAGTAAACGGACAGCCTTCATAATATTTTATAGTTTTACCATTATATGTAATCATAGTTCAATTTACAATCATAAGCGCTTGCAAATGTACGAATTTTCCGTTTTTAACACTACGAAATTGTATTTTTAAATTAGAGAAGCATTGGGTATTTCTGCATATATTTATAATTTTGTACATTTGGAACCTGTTTAAATTGGGCAAATCTGTTTTTAAATTATTCTTTAAAAAGATATGCATATACGTTATTCAGCTTTGTTTTTGTCAGCTCTATTGTTGTCGACTGATGTTTATCCTTATTCGGCTTGTCGCTTGCCGGAAATACGGGAAGTGTCTGTCCCCAACCGGTGGAAAGGGAAGAAAGTCGCTTTCTTGGGTGATTCGATTACCGATAAGATACATGTCGGAACGACGAAAAACTATTGGCAGTATCTTTCGGAAATGTTGGGGTTGGAACCGTTCGTTTACGGTATTAACGGTCATCAGTGGAACGGTGTGTTGGAGCAGGCCGGGAGATTGCAGGCCGAACGGGGGGATGATATTGATGCAATCCTGATCTTTGCCGGAACAAACGACTTTAATGCCAACGTACCTTTAGGAGAATGGTACGCCGAGAAGGAAGAATCCGTTGAAGTTTCGGGACCGAAGCAGGAGGTGCGAAAGCGACGGATGCTGCAAACGGATGATCGGACGTTCCGGGGGCGTATCAACTGTGTCCTATCTTATCTGAAAACGAATTATCCGACGAAACAAATCATACTGTTGACCCCGATACATCGCGGATATGCCAAATTCGGGGATAACAATATCCAGCCGGACGAATCTTATTCTAACGGAATTGGCTTGTATGTAGATGAATATGTAAAGGCGATCAAAGAAGCTGCCAATGTTTGGGCTGTTCCTGTCATCGATCTCAATAGCATCAGCGGGCTTTATCCTGTCTTCGACTCCCATACCCGTTATTTTCATAAGGAAGATACGGACCGCCTTCATCCGAATGCGGACGGGCATTACCGGATGGCAAAGGCTTTGATGTATCAGCTATTGGCTTATCCGGCCGATTTTGAATAAAACATTTCGTTGGCGATTGGTTGAGAGGCTGACAGATGGGGTTCTGTTCACCAGGCAGATGGGCATTTGCTCGATCGACAGGAGCCGTCTGTCGATCGAGTAAATTTCAGATTCCGATATATCCTTTCAGTGCATTCACATAATCCTCGAATGCCTGCTTGCCGGCAGGCGTAATCCTGCAAGTTGTGCGAGGTTTTTTCCCGATGAAGCTTTTCTCGACTTCGATATATCCGGCTTCACTCAATTTGTCTATCTGCACACTCAGGTTACCGGCGGTCGCTTGTGTCTTTTCTTTCAGATAGACGAAATCAGCTTCATCAACCGATAGGAGAATGGACATGACCGCAAGCCGGAGCTGGGAATGTAATAATGGATCTAATTCTTTGAACATGATTTCTTTGCTTTATAATTCAAAACATGTCCCGGAATTATCATCATGACGATGAAAGACAGGGCAAAAAGAAGGAGCATAAAAGAGTCGAATCCCTCTTTTATAATGTAAAATAGCATATTGAGACCATTGATGAAAGAGACGATACCGAGATTGAAAACTTTCTCTTTAATCAGTAATCCGGTGATGTAACAAGCTAACGACAGAATAATGAGGATAAGTGGTGGAATCAGTCGACTGTCGTAATATATCCCGAAGATAGTGATGGCCAGTGTTGCGATAGATCCCATGACACCCCATATTTGTTCGAGCACTTTGTCCGTGTAAGTCTTGACTTTAGGCGATCTTTTCCGTTTAAAGTAATAGCTTAAAGGGATTCCGACGACTATGATTAGCAGGAATGCCAAATAAGACATGAGATTCTCTGTCAATTGCAGCAACAGGTAGACAATTGCAGTTGAGGTAACTGTCAGATATCCCCAAAACAAAAAAATATTACCATCACCTATTTCCAGATTGTGTTTCGTATTACGGATCATCCGGGTGATGAGCTCCAGACTTTCTTTTTCGTTTAATTTTCTTTCTTCCATTTTTTCTTTCTCCTTTTAATAGTGATACAAATAAGTTTATGTTATAAACCATATATGGATTAAAAAAGTGTAAGGAGCTATGCATTTCTCACCTACACGCTGCAAATATAAAATGGTTTATATTGTAAACCAAATAAAAAAGGAAATTTTTTGCTGAAAAATGACTTTATCCATACAAGCAAACCAAAGGGATAGGTTTTACAATTTGTCACTATCATAGGCAAAAAGCCTCTCTTTTGTTATGTTAAAAAATATTACCCTTGCTACTAATTCCAAATATATGGGATACTAATCCTATTTTGAAGGTATAGTAGTGACAATTTGATAGAATTGAAAGTGTGATTCCTGTTGGGATGTCTTTAACCTGCAAAACATTTTTCATCTCATCGAAATTGCTTATTTTCGCATCCATAATAGTTCCCTTTTATGAATGTAGACATAACAGATTTAAAGACGGTCCGTTTGAGTCAGGACGGGAGTGCTGTGATTATCCTGGACCAGACCCGCTTGCCGGGATCTGAAGTATATGTTTCCCTCTCTTCAGCAGAAGAAGTTTGGGAGGCTATATACAAGTTAAAGGTACGCGGAGCACCGGCTATCGGGATAGTTGCTGCCTATGGTATTTATGTTTGCAGTCGGCTGATTGTGGCAAACACTTATGACAGTTTTTACAGTGAGTTCCTTCGGATGAAGGATTACCTGGCATCTTCTCGCCCGACTGCGGTCAACTTGGTTGCCGCTTTGGACCGGATGGAAAAAGTTGTGGTTGCCCATTCTATGAAGCCTGTTCCGGAAATAGTGGACTTGTTGCGTGTCGAATCGGAGGCGATCCGGGCGGAAGATGCGGCAGCTTGCCGTAAGATAGGAGAGAACTGTTTGTCCTTACTGCGTCCGGGAATGGGAATCCTGACACATTGTAATGCTGGTCATCTGGCAGTATCGGAATATGGAACGGCTCTGGCTCCGGTTTATTTAGGGGAAGAACGTGGATATGGCTTTAAGGTGTTTGCCGATGAAACGCGGCCGCTGTTGCAGGGGGCACGTCTGACGGCTTACGAATTGCAGAAGGCAGGTGTGGATGTTACCCTGATCTGTGATAATATGGCATCGGTCGTCATGCGAAAAGGCTGGGTACAGGCTGTTGTGGTCGGTTGCGACCGGGTGGCGGCTAATGGCGATACGGCTAATAAGATCGGGACTTCGGGGGTAGCGATTTTGGCCCGTCATTACGGAATTCCTTTTTATGTGTTGGGCCCGACATCCACCATTGATCTGAATTGCCCGGATGGAGATTCGATTGTGATTGAAGAACGGAATCCCGAGGAAATTACGGATATGTGGTATGCTTCGCGGATGGCACCCGAAGGGGTGAAAGCCTATAACCCGGCTTTTGATGTGACTTCTCACGACTTGATAACTGCGATTATAACCGAAAAGGGGATCGCTTATCCCCCTTTCCATATGGAGGATTTCTGAAAAATATTTATGGAAAGTTTTGCTAATCCCGAAACAATCAGTAATTTTGCTGCCCAATTTGTGGATATAGTAATTAAACAATATAATAAATTAAATTATGATCGTAGTTCCATTAAAAGAAGGCGAAAACATTGAAAAAGCGCTGAAGAAATTCAAAAGAAAGTTTGAAAAAACAGGTGTAGTAAAAGAATTGAGAAACCGTCAGGCTTTCGAAAAACCCTCTGTAGCAAAGAGAAAACAAACTATGCGTGCTGTTTACGTTCAGCAATTACAGCAGGTAGAAGAATAAAAATACAAAATCTATCTGCCAGGCTTGTTTTATTGGATTCTTATTCCTATTTTCGTTGCATAAAAGTTGATGCAACGTGAATGTGCGGATTGATTCATTTTTAGATTGTCTTCGGTATGAACGGAATTATTCCGAATATACGATTGGTGCTTATTCTAAAGATTTGCAGCAGTTTGAAGATTTTGTAAAAGAGAAGAAGGAAGGCATATTTGTGCCGGAGGAAGTGGATGCGGATATTGTACGGAATTGGATTATATCTTTGTTGGATAATAAGATTTCGCCCGTGTCTGTCAACCGGAAATTGAGTTCTTTGAAATCTTTTTTTAAATTCCTTATGAAGCAGGGATTTGTTTCTGTAAACCCGTTACGGTTTGTGACCGGTCCGAAAACAAAGAAGCCGTTACCTACTTTTGTAAAAGAGAAGGATATGGAAGAGTTGTTGGATGGAGATGGGTTTGATGAGGATTTTGAAGGGGTGAGGGATCGTTTAATACTTGAAATGCTTTATGATACCGGGGTGAGGCGTTCGGAGTTGGTCGGATTACAAGATATCGATATCGACTACGATGCCATGTTAATCAAGGTAACAGGTAAGCGTAACAAGCAGCGGCTGATTCCTTTTGCAGAAAGATTAAAAAACTTGATGCTTGCATACACAGAAGTCCGAAATCGTGAAGTTGGCGCAGGAAGCGGATGGTTCTTTGTCCGGAAGAATGGAGAACAGTTGTCTACGGGTATTCTTTATACGATAGTAAAAAAGAAGCTCTCGGATATTCCGACATTGGCAAAATGCAGTCCCCACGTATTAAGGCATTCGTTTGCAACAAGTATGTTGAATAATGGAGCGGAGTTGAACGCCGTGAAAGAGTTACTCGGACACAGCAGTCTGGCTTCTACCAGCATTTACACACATACAACCTTTGAGGAATTAAAAAAAGTGTATCATGCTCATCCAAGAGCACAAAAAGAAGGAGGTTTATTATGAACATTAGAATTCAAGCAATTCATTTTGACGCAACCGATCAATTAGAAGCGTTTATTCAGAAGAAAGTGTCTAAGTTGGAACAGTATTTCGACGGCATTATATCGGCAGAAGTTAGTTTAAAGGTTGTAAAACCAGAATCTGCAAAGAATAAAGAAGCTGCTATTCGATTGATTATTAAAAATGGAGATTGTTTTGCCGAAAAGGTAAATGATACCTTTGAAGAATCAATTGACGAATGCGTAGAAGCATTAGAGAAACAGTTAGTTAAATTCAAGGAAAAAATCAGAGCCAAATAAAAAAAACGGTAGATAAATTTGGTATATAAGAAATAATGCCTAAATTTGCAGCCGTTTCGCCTTGGTGACGAAACGGCTGCTTTTTGAAGCAGGCTTGCCTCTTTAGCTCAGTTGGCCAGAGCACGTGATTTGTAATCTCGGGGTCGTTGGTTCGAATCCGACAAGAGGCTCAAAATAGTTGATGGTGGAAAGTTGACAGTTGACAGTTTATGTCACTTTCCAGTTTTATCTGTCAACTATCAATTTTTAACTGTCAACTTATTGGGCAGTTACCAGAGTGGCCAAATGGGGCTGACTGTAACTCAGCTGTCTTTCGACTTCGGTGGTTCGAATCCATCACTGCCCACGATAATTGCGGAAGTAGCTCAGTTGATAGAGCATTAGCCTTCCAAGCTGAGGGTCGCGGGTTTGAGCCCCGTCTTCCGCTCTTATTTATTGCCTGTGTAGCTCAGCGGTAGAGCACTTCCTTGGTAAGGAAGAGGTCCCGAGTTCAAGTCTCGGCACCGGCTCAATGATATTTTAGAACATGATCATTAATCAAATAAAGAACAATTAAGTTATGGCAAAAGAGAAATTTGACAGATCGAAACCACATGTGAACATTGGTACGATTGGTCACGTTGACCACGGTAAAACAACTTTGACAGCTGCTATCACAACAGTATTGGCAAAGAAAGGTCTTTCAGAACTGCGTTCATTCGACTCAATCGACAACGCTCCTGAAGAAAAAGAAAGAGGTATCACTATCAACACTTCTCACGTAGAGTATTCGACTGCAAACCGCCACTATGCTCACGTAGACTGTCCGGGTCACGCCGACTACGTAAAGAACATGGTAACTGGTGCTGCTCAGATGGACGGTGCTATCATCGTTGTTGCTGCAACTGATGGTCCTATGCCTCAGACTCGCGAGCACATCTTGTTGGCTCGTCAGGTAAACGTTCCGAGATTGGTTGTTTTCATGAACAAATGTGACATGGTAGACGACGAAGAAATGTTGGAATTGGTTGAAATGGAAATGAGAGAACTTCTTTCTTTCTACGATTTCGACGGTGATAACACTCCGATCATTCGTGGCTCTGCTTTGGGCGCTTTGAACGGTGATGCAAAATGGGAAGAAAAAGTAATGGAACTGATGGAAGCTTGCGATACTTGGATTCCGCTGCCTCCGCGTGAAATTGACAAACCTTTCTTGATGCCTATTGAAGACGTATTCTCTATCACAGGTCGTGGTACAGTTGCTACTGGCCGTATCGAAACTGGTATCGTAAAAGTTGGTGATGAAGTTCAGATCATCGGTCTGGGTGCTGACGGAAAGAAATCTGTTGTTACAGGTGTTGAAATGTTCCGTAAGTTGCTGGATCAGGGTGAAGCTGGTGACAACGTTGGTTTGTTGCTTCGTGGTATCGACAAGAACGAAATCAAACGTGGTATGGTAATCTGCCACCCGGGTCAGGTTAAAGAACACTCTCGCTTCAAAGCTGAGGTTTATATCCTGAAGAAAGAAGAAGGTGGTCGTCACACTCCGTTCCACAACAAATATCGTCCTCAGTTCTATATCCGTACATTGGACGTAACTGGCGAAATTACTCTTCCGGAAGGAACTGAAATGGTAATGCCTGGTGATAACGTTACAATCGACGTTGAACTGATCTACCCGGTAGCTTGTAACGTAGGTCTTCGTTTCGCTATCCGCGAAGGTGGACGTACAGTAGGTGCTGGTCAGATCACAGAATTAGAAAACTAATTCAAATACATAAATGTAGCCAGTCTTGTTTAAGGCTGGCTATTTTACGGAACTAGCTCAGTTGGTAGAGCACTGGTCTCCAAAACCAGGTGTCGGGAGTTCGAGCCTCTCGTTCCGTGCTAAAAATCTATAGATTCGATGAAAAAGATAATTAATTATATTAAGGAATCTTATAACGAACTTGTTTATAAAGTTTCTTGGCCTACGAGAACAGAGCTTTCCAATAGTGCTGTGGTTGTTATGTTTGCTTCCCTTATAATCGCGGCATTAATCTTTGTTATTGATTTAGGCTTTGAGGGCGTGATGCGTTTCTTCTACGAGAAAATCTTTTAATCAGTTTAAAGTATGTCTGATATTCAAAAGAAATTTTATGTTCTGCGTGCCATTAGCGGCAAGGAGAATAAAGTCAGAGAGTACCTTGAGGCTGAGTTGAAGAATACTGACTTAGGTGAGTATGTGTCACAGGTCTTGATTCCTACTGAAAAGACTTTTACGGTACGTAATGGTAAGAAGGTGATGAAAGAACGCGCTTACTTGCCTGGATACGTTTTGGTAGAAGCTGCTTTGGTTGGAGAAGTCGCTCATCGATTGAGAAACATTCCTAACGTAATCGGTTTTTTGGGTGGATCGGATAACCCCGTTCCCTTGCGTCCGGCAGAAGTTAGCCGTATCTTAGGTACGGTTGATGAATTGCAGGAACAGCAGGATGACCTGGATATTCAGTTTTATGTTGGAGAGAATGTGAAAATCACTTTTGGACCGTTTAACGGTTTCACGGGTGTAATCGAAGAGGTCAATGCCGAGAAAAAGAAACTTAAAGTGATGGTAAAAGTCTTCGGACGTAAAACACCGCTTGAGTTGGGTTATATGCAAGTGGAGAAGGAATAAGTGCTCTTGTTACGAAAAGTACTGTCTTTCTTTAAAAGTTATCGATGTTATATATCTAAAAAATTTTAGAAACAATGGCTAAAGAAGTTGCTGGACAAATCAAATTGCAGATTAAAGGAGGAGCAGCAAACCCTTCTCCCCCTGTAGGACCTGCTCTGGGTTCT
Proteins encoded in this region:
- the mtnA gene encoding S-methyl-5-thioribose-1-phosphate isomerase — its product is MNVDITDLKTVRLSQDGSAVIILDQTRLPGSEVYVSLSSAEEVWEAIYKLKVRGAPAIGIVAAYGIYVCSRLIVANTYDSFYSEFLRMKDYLASSRPTAVNLVAALDRMEKVVVAHSMKPVPEIVDLLRVESEAIRAEDAAACRKIGENCLSLLRPGMGILTHCNAGHLAVSEYGTALAPVYLGEERGYGFKVFADETRPLLQGARLTAYELQKAGVDVTLICDNMASVVMRKGWVQAVVVGCDRVAANGDTANKIGTSGVAILARHYGIPFYVLGPTSTIDLNCPDGDSIVIEERNPEEITDMWYASRMAPEGVKAYNPAFDVTSHDLITAIITEKGIAYPPFHMEDF
- the rpsU gene encoding 30S ribosomal protein S21, with translation MIVVPLKEGENIEKALKKFKRKFEKTGVVKELRNRQAFEKPSVAKRKQTMRAVYVQQLQQVEE
- the hpf gene encoding ribosome hibernation-promoting factor, HPF/YfiA family is translated as MNIRIQAIHFDATDQLEAFIQKKVSKLEQYFDGIISAEVSLKVVKPESAKNKEAAIRLIIKNGDCFAEKVNDTFEESIDECVEALEKQLVKFKEKIRAK
- a CDS encoding winged helix-turn-helix domain-containing protein, with the translated sequence MFKELDPLLHSQLRLAVMSILLSVDEADFVYLKEKTQATAGNLSVQIDKLSEAGYIEVEKSFIGKKPRTTCRITPAGKQAFEDYVNALKGYIGI
- the secE gene encoding preprotein translocase subunit SecE yields the protein MKKIINYIKESYNELVYKVSWPTRTELSNSAVVVMFASLIIAALIFVIDLGFEGVMRFFYEKIF
- a CDS encoding SGNH/GDSL hydrolase family protein — translated: MHIRYSALFLSALLLSTDVYPYSACRLPEIREVSVPNRWKGKKVAFLGDSITDKIHVGTTKNYWQYLSEMLGLEPFVYGINGHQWNGVLEQAGRLQAERGDDIDAILIFAGTNDFNANVPLGEWYAEKEESVEVSGPKQEVRKRRMLQTDDRTFRGRINCVLSYLKTNYPTKQIILLTPIHRGYAKFGDNNIQPDESYSNGIGLYVDEYVKAIKEAANVWAVPVIDLNSISGLYPVFDSHTRYFHKEDTDRLHPNADGHYRMAKALMYQLLAYPADFE
- the tuf gene encoding elongation factor Tu, with amino-acid sequence MAKEKFDRSKPHVNIGTIGHVDHGKTTLTAAITTVLAKKGLSELRSFDSIDNAPEEKERGITINTSHVEYSTANRHYAHVDCPGHADYVKNMVTGAAQMDGAIIVVAATDGPMPQTREHILLARQVNVPRLVVFMNKCDMVDDEEMLELVEMEMRELLSFYDFDGDNTPIIRGSALGALNGDAKWEEKVMELMEACDTWIPLPPREIDKPFLMPIEDVFSITGRGTVATGRIETGIVKVGDEVQIIGLGADGKKSVVTGVEMFRKLLDQGEAGDNVGLLLRGIDKNEIKRGMVICHPGQVKEHSRFKAEVYILKKEEGGRHTPFHNKYRPQFYIRTLDVTGEITLPEGTEMVMPGDNVTIDVELIYPVACNVGLRFAIREGGRTVGAGQITELEN
- a CDS encoding WG repeat-containing protein, with the translated sequence MLLLKKIQINYCLLNPATKKWGYTYNKSKTSRMFLPTRLTATSAFSAVGLGTSLIWGKKDRLAYNWAIPPQYDQAAKNFDEGLTAVIMEGRMGFINSSNQFVIPPIYKAKKLTKFNYGLAPVMIEGKYGFIDKLGNLVIPNRYEWADSFKDNGLASVKMEGKYGTIDLNGELVVPCTYQLEEAMTTVPVSNKDYRQAVKDVKAKLDSGVYSVLTQRLDSIGAKVDSKEVEFSKGLIAPDDQPFFEQKGSFYGARISEKDSIWLFKPEYIGIEQINDGFFLLFAKDSLCGVGDSFGRIIVPCEYEDITYDRNGHAFVVQEKEHYGFYGIDGLIRAFTGFDLIGGFADGTAPIWVDNETGTVTEDGTIDPEFIQRLYVLGETAEKNGDTQRARQLYARIIKIEPTFAMAYNNFGLLELKSEAYSEGMSKLKLAHELAPENEQITANYKQARKDQKSRRWDKVISGLETAGTFVGVAATTYAAIEGDETAVTALNEGRSLTAEELATTALKSSESASVNEDIYDFENMQVKATSASQIEKEKQKLQQLYVQREAIIARSKNTQRTISSEGSKQIRRAGTSLRMNHGQVRPGQGNYGRGAADRHLRETTDNRVELRNINQRIERQIALIQHLEEGGSSATFSAPASRSTKTGKFQKSGPSQRDKITNDHTYRNWETQLIRMSTGTDPYDDSKRKYIQSQMRSLRAKYGFGKSQWEDWGGK
- a CDS encoding tyrosine-type recombinase/integrase, translated to MRIDSFLDCLRYERNYSEYTIGAYSKDLQQFEDFVKEKKEGIFVPEEVDADIVRNWIISLLDNKISPVSVNRKLSSLKSFFKFLMKQGFVSVNPLRFVTGPKTKKPLPTFVKEKDMEELLDGDGFDEDFEGVRDRLILEMLYDTGVRRSELVGLQDIDIDYDAMLIKVTGKRNKQRLIPFAERLKNLMLAYTEVRNREVGAGSGWFFVRKNGEQLSTGILYTIVKKKLSDIPTLAKCSPHVLRHSFATSMLNNGAELNAVKELLGHSSLASTSIYTHTTFEELKKVYHAHPRAQKEGGLL
- the nusG gene encoding transcription termination/antitermination protein NusG, which encodes MSDIQKKFYVLRAISGKENKVREYLEAELKNTDLGEYVSQVLIPTEKTFTVRNGKKVMKERAYLPGYVLVEAALVGEVAHRLRNIPNVIGFLGGSDNPVPLRPAEVSRILGTVDELQEQQDDLDIQFYVGENVKITFGPFNGFTGVIEEVNAEKKKLKVMVKVFGRKTPLELGYMQVEKE